AGCCCTGCGAGGGCGGTAACCGCAAAAACGGTCAGAGTCCCAGATATTGTTTTCATAAAAATCCCTTTCTTTTTCTTGGCCTTACCTTGAACAGAAGCATTAGGGACAAGAATAGAGGCAACTGCGCCATTGTCAAGCAGGAGCCGTTATTTCCGCAGAGCAGAGATGCCGCCGACACCGCGACAGAACCAGGCACTAGGGGCCGGGAAAGGTTAAACAGCAAGAAACGAAAGTGAAGAACCGAGTCAGAAGACGCTTTTGGTTCGTTTTATGGGTTTTCCGTCCCCTGCCCCGGATCTCTGGTTCCCGCTTTTACGCCGGCACCGCCCGTTTGAAGGCCCATGCCTCGATTTTCTTGATCTGCTCCGCCATGGTGACAGACAGGGGAACCGTGCGACTGACGGCGGCCATGAGGTCCTGCTGAGTCATGGAGCGCCCTTCGGCCTGGGCTTCAAATACGGCAGAAAGGACCGCCTGTTCGATCTCAGTCCCGGAAAAACCCTTGGTGGAACCGGCCAGGAGCGGCACGTCGAAGGTTTCCGGGGCAACTCTCCGTCGGGCGAGGTGGATGCGGAATATCTCCTCGCGTGCCTTCGCATCGGGGAGCCCGATGTAGAAGATTTCGTCGAAACGCCCCTTGCGGATGATCTCGGCCGGCAACATCTCGATGGCATTAGCAGTGGCGGCCACGAAGACCGGCGCCCGCTTTTCCTGCATCCAGGTAAGAAAGGAACCGAGAATGCGCGACGCCGCCCCCCCCTCTGCCTTGAACCCCTGGGTGGAAATGCCCGATTCAATCTCGTCGATCCAGAGGACGCACGGCGCCATCGCCTCGGCAGTCCTGAACGCCTTTCGGAGGCTCGATTCCGGAGACCCGAAGGTGCCGTCGTAAACCGATGCCATATCGAGGCGGATAAGGGGAAGCCGCCACGTGGCGGCAATGGCCTTCACAAAGAGCGATTTACCGCACCCTGCAATCCCCATCATCAGCACTCCCTTGGGAAGGTTCTCCCCCGAGGAAATCCCTTCAAGACTGAAGGCCTGCTCTCGCCGGGCCAGCCACTGTTTCAGGTTCTCCATCCCCCCCACCTGGCCGGGGGTCACGTCATTCACCACATACTCCATAATGCCGCTCGTACGGATGCTGGCCTGTTTGGTTTCAAACATGGCCCTGACAAACCCGTCGCCCCCCGTTTCACCGGAAGCGCGCGCCGTTCTCATTCCCCGCTCCAGATCCGTGAAGTCGAGCCCCTGAGCCGCCACAACCAGATCATCCATAAGGCCTGGCCGCTCCCGGCACGCCTTGGCAAGGTGGACATCCCGCGCCGCGGCCTGGGCGAAGAATGCCCTGATCTCATCCATGGACGGAAGCCCCTGGTGGAGGACTACGAACTCCTCCCGGAGTGTCGGGGGCAGCCCTTCATCCTGGCCGATGACGATAATAGCCTTTGCTTTGCCGCACAGGGCAAACTCCTTGAGAGCGCGAATTAGGTAGGGATTGTCGCCCCAGAACCAGGGAAAATCCTTAAAGAGAAACAGCAGCGGTCCCTCTTGCGCAACAGCATAATCCAGGGACGCCACCGGATCGGTAATCCCCTCCACAACCTCTCCATTGCGGCTGAATCCGCCAGTGCAGGTCCACACGTACGGTGCCCCCACTCCCCGCAGCC
The nucleotide sequence above comes from Geobacter benzoatilyticus. Encoded proteins:
- a CDS encoding AAA family ATPase, yielding MENLTVTGLVRLIGAGATMIYVKTGNERHTEQIVSQAAGRLRGVGAPYVWTCTGGFSRNGEVVEGITDPVASLDYAVAQEGPLLFLFKDFPWFWGDNPYLIRALKEFALCGKAKAIIVIGQDEGLPPTLREEFVVLHQGLPSMDEIRAFFAQAAARDVHLAKACRERPGLMDDLVVAAQGLDFTDLERGMRTARASGETGGDGFVRAMFETKQASIRTSGIMEYVVNDVTPGQVGGMENLKQWLARREQAFSLEGISSGENLPKGVLMMGIAGCGKSLFVKAIAATWRLPLIRLDMASVYDGTFGSPESSLRKAFRTAEAMAPCVLWIDEIESGISTQGFKAEGGAASRILGSFLTWMQEKRAPVFVAATANAIEMLPAEIIRKGRFDEIFYIGLPDAKAREEIFRIHLARRRVAPETFDVPLLAGSTKGFSGTEIEQAVLSAVFEAQAEGRSMTQQDLMAAVSRTVPLSVTMAEQIKKIEAWAFKRAVPA